One Bacillus amyloliquefaciens DSM 7 = ATCC 23350 DNA window includes the following coding sequences:
- a CDS encoding M3 family oligoendopeptidase, whose amino-acid sequence MALEGLKETWDLNSIFAGGSRSEDFQQYIQELKKQLSAFQKAAEAFTVPSHADEGGELVNLIDRFERSAIMIRQAGAFVSCLQAQNTDDQKANEWRARINQLSSDFKSALVTLDDTLARIDERVWEELLQKPELQELTYVLNERRDRIREKLSASEERLIEGLAVDGYHAWGDLYNAAVGRMKIPFEDKELSVGQAENMMAHPDRGIRRQVFKELSEAWKGEEELFGSTLNHLAGFRTEIYKARGWESALKEPLAINRMKKETLDVMWQVITDHKKPFAEYLNRKASLLGLERLNWYDVNAPISEAPKEYTYDEAANLIVSQFSTFGKKLSAFTEKAFRDRWIEAEDRSGKRVGGFCTSFPDSGESRIFMTFSGSASNVSTLAHELGHAFHQEAMLQVRQLNRAYAMNVAETASTFAEMIVADAALKQAETKDEKLFLLEDKIQKSIDMLMDIHARFLFETRFYEERKQGVVPAEKLNELMEAAQKEAFCDSLGEYHPHFWASKLHFHITGVPFYNFPYTFGYLFSLGIYARALREKTDFEEKYIALLCDTASMTVEDLAMKHLGADLTERAFWEDAIRLAVRDVQEFLELTE is encoded by the coding sequence ATGGCATTAGAGGGATTGAAGGAAACGTGGGATTTAAACTCCATTTTTGCGGGCGGGAGCAGGTCGGAAGATTTTCAGCAATACATACAGGAGCTTAAAAAGCAGCTCAGCGCTTTTCAAAAAGCGGCAGAGGCGTTTACAGTTCCGTCGCATGCTGATGAAGGTGGGGAGCTGGTCAATCTGATTGATAGGTTTGAACGGTCAGCGATCATGATCAGGCAGGCGGGAGCTTTCGTCAGCTGTCTTCAGGCTCAGAACACTGATGATCAGAAAGCGAATGAGTGGAGGGCGCGGATCAATCAGCTGAGCAGTGATTTTAAATCCGCTCTTGTCACGCTTGATGATACACTTGCCCGGATTGACGAGCGGGTTTGGGAGGAGCTGCTGCAAAAACCGGAACTTCAGGAACTCACATACGTTTTAAATGAAAGAAGAGACCGGATACGGGAGAAGCTCAGCGCTTCAGAAGAAAGACTGATTGAAGGTCTGGCGGTTGACGGCTATCACGCATGGGGCGACCTGTACAATGCGGCGGTCGGCAGAATGAAGATTCCGTTCGAGGATAAAGAGCTGTCGGTCGGCCAAGCGGAAAATATGATGGCGCACCCGGACCGCGGCATCAGGCGGCAAGTGTTTAAGGAGCTTAGCGAAGCGTGGAAGGGAGAAGAGGAGCTGTTCGGCAGTACGCTCAATCATCTGGCCGGCTTTCGAACGGAAATCTATAAAGCGCGGGGCTGGGAAAGCGCCTTGAAAGAGCCGCTTGCGATCAACCGGATGAAAAAAGAAACGCTAGATGTCATGTGGCAGGTGATTACTGATCATAAAAAGCCTTTTGCCGAATATCTGAATCGAAAGGCGTCTCTTTTAGGGCTTGAGCGGCTGAATTGGTATGATGTGAATGCGCCGATCAGTGAGGCACCGAAAGAATACACATATGATGAAGCGGCCAATCTGATCGTCAGCCAATTTTCGACGTTTGGCAAAAAGCTGTCCGCATTTACGGAAAAAGCGTTCCGCGATCGGTGGATTGAAGCGGAAGACCGGAGCGGCAAACGGGTCGGCGGTTTCTGCACCAGCTTTCCCGACAGCGGAGAATCCCGGATTTTCATGACGTTTTCAGGAAGCGCTTCAAACGTATCGACGCTCGCGCATGAGCTCGGGCACGCGTTTCACCAGGAGGCCATGCTCCAAGTGCGGCAGCTGAACAGAGCCTACGCCATGAATGTCGCTGAAACAGCTTCGACTTTTGCGGAAATGATCGTTGCCGACGCCGCTTTGAAACAAGCGGAGACAAAGGATGAAAAGCTGTTCTTGCTTGAAGATAAAATTCAAAAAAGCATAGATATGTTAATGGACATCCATGCGAGATTTTTATTTGAAACGCGGTTTTATGAAGAGCGGAAACAGGGCGTCGTTCCGGCTGAGAAACTGAATGAACTGATGGAAGCGGCGCAGAAAGAAGCATTTTGCGATTCATTAGGGGAATATCACCCTCATTTCTGGGCGTCAAAGCTTCATTTTCATATTACGGGAGTGCCGTTCTACAACTTTCCGTATACGTTCGGTTATTTATTTTCCCTTGGAATATACGCAAGAGCTTTACGGGAGAAAACGGACTTTGAAGAAAAATATATCGCGCTTTTATGTGACACGGCTTCGATGACCGTTGAGGATTTGGCGATGAAGCACCTTGGAGCGGATCTGACGGAACGGGCGTTTTGGGAAGATGCGATACGCCTTGCGGTCCGGGATGTGCAGGAGTTTTTAGAGCTGACTGAATGA
- a CDS encoding oxidoreductase yields MNRKIAVVTGATSGFGLLTALKLARSYHVIATARQPEKADALKEAAAQAGASAHITIVALDVTDEQSVSDFGKTVSGFGPVDLLVNNAGTAYGGFIEDVPMEHYRQQFETNVFGLIHVTKTVLPSIRKNGGAKIINISSISGLTGFPALSPYASSKFAIEGFTECLRLELLPLGIDAALIEPGSYKTSIWETSLSNQITAPGQDSPYYRFFQPIEANVKANASKSGDPDEVAELIYQLAQKKRLKKLRYPIGRGIKLTLAFRSLFPWSAWESVIKKKLFT; encoded by the coding sequence ATGAACAGAAAAATTGCCGTTGTAACCGGCGCGACGAGCGGATTCGGGCTGCTGACAGCGCTGAAGCTTGCCCGGTCTTATCACGTCATTGCAACAGCCAGACAGCCGGAGAAAGCTGATGCACTGAAAGAAGCCGCCGCTCAAGCGGGTGCATCCGCCCATATTACGATCGTTGCTTTAGATGTGACGGATGAGCAATCAGTGTCTGACTTCGGTAAAACCGTCAGCGGTTTCGGGCCGGTTGACCTGCTCGTGAACAACGCCGGCACTGCGTACGGGGGATTTATTGAAGATGTGCCGATGGAACATTACAGACAGCAGTTTGAAACGAATGTATTCGGCCTGATTCATGTCACAAAAACCGTCCTCCCTTCTATCAGAAAAAACGGCGGGGCGAAAATCATCAATATCAGCAGCATCAGCGGACTGACCGGCTTTCCGGCGCTTTCTCCGTACGCCTCTTCCAAATTCGCGATTGAAGGGTTTACAGAGTGTCTGCGGCTTGAGCTCCTGCCTTTAGGGATTGATGCCGCTTTAATAGAACCCGGATCCTATAAAACTTCGATTTGGGAGACGTCTCTCTCCAATCAAATTACGGCACCCGGTCAAGACTCGCCCTATTACCGATTTTTTCAGCCCATTGAAGCTAACGTCAAAGCGAATGCATCAAAAAGCGGCGATCCCGATGAGGTGGCAGAGCTGATTTATCAATTGGCACAAAAAAAGCGCCTGAAGAAACTGCGGTATCCGATCGGCAGGGGCATTAAGCTGACATTGGCTTTCCGTTCACTCTTCCCGTGGTCTGCCTGGGAATCTGTTATAAAGAAAAAGCTGTTTACTTAA
- a CDS encoding Dps family protein: MNTQNAKKTENLVEKSMNTQLSNWFILYSKLHRFHWYVKGPHFFTLHEKFEELYNEAAETADAIAERLLAIGGQPAATLHSYLEQASITDEGQEKTASEMVESLIQDYKQISRESKFVIGVAEEQNDPSTADLFVGLAEVADKHVWMLSAYLGE; encoded by the coding sequence ATGAATACACAAAACGCGAAAAAAACTGAAAATCTGGTTGAGAAATCAATGAACACACAATTATCAAACTGGTTTATCCTTTACTCTAAATTGCACCGTTTTCATTGGTATGTAAAAGGCCCTCATTTCTTTACGCTGCATGAAAAGTTTGAAGAACTGTATAACGAAGCGGCAGAAACGGCTGATGCGATCGCCGAACGGCTTCTGGCCATCGGCGGACAGCCTGCAGCGACTTTACACAGCTACCTTGAACAGGCTTCCATTACAGATGAAGGCCAGGAAAAGACAGCTTCTGAAATGGTGGAATCACTGATTCAAGACTACAAACAAATCAGCCGCGAATCCAAATTTGTCATCGGCGTCGCTGAGGAACAAAATGACCCGTCAACTGCCGACCTGTTTGTCGGATTGGCTGAAGTAGCGGACAAGCACGTGTGGATGCTGTCAGCCTACTTGGGAGAATGA
- a CDS encoding S1C family serine protease, which translates to MNDQRDDGMNRDQSDLSHTEQNRNAQQQISHQETELLEGPVSKEAEKETAAGTEFEKTAAVKKEKKRRAAWLSPVLGGIIGGGLVLGIVPNLPSEQHKTEAVSDTKQVQSSNFTSTPLKNTSSVADMVEDLEPAIVGVSNYQASQSSQFGFDGSSSSETESGTGSGVIFKKDGGKAYIITNNHVVEGANKLSVTLYNGKTETAKLVGKDAISDLAVLEISSSNVKKAASFGDSSQLRIADKVIAIGNPLGQQFSGTVTQGVISGLNRTVDADTSQGTVEMNVIQTDAAINPGNSGGPLINSSGQVIGINSMKVSENGVESLGFAIPSNDVEPIVDQLLAKGKVERPFLGVQMIDMSQVPETYQENTLGLFGDQLSKGVYVKEVQSGSPAAKAGIKSNDVIVKLNGKDIESSADIRQILYNQLKIGDKTTVQVLRGGSKKTLNITLTKQTESAS; encoded by the coding sequence ATGAACGATCAGCGAGATGACGGCATGAACCGCGATCAGTCAGATCTTTCACATACGGAGCAAAACAGAAATGCCCAGCAGCAGATCAGCCATCAGGAGACGGAGCTGCTCGAAGGCCCCGTCTCGAAAGAAGCAGAAAAAGAGACGGCTGCCGGCACGGAATTTGAAAAAACGGCTGCTGTGAAAAAAGAAAAAAAACGGAGAGCCGCTTGGCTGAGCCCGGTTTTGGGCGGTATCATCGGCGGCGGCCTCGTGCTTGGCATTGTGCCGAATCTGCCGAGTGAGCAGCATAAGACAGAAGCTGTTTCTGATACGAAACAAGTTCAGTCATCGAATTTCACGTCAACGCCATTAAAAAATACTTCAAGCGTAGCGGATATGGTAGAAGATTTGGAGCCTGCGATTGTCGGAGTGTCCAACTATCAGGCTTCGCAAAGCAGCCAGTTCGGATTTGACGGCAGTTCAAGCTCTGAAACGGAGAGCGGCACGGGGTCCGGCGTCATCTTCAAAAAAGACGGCGGAAAAGCGTACATCATCACGAACAACCATGTCGTAGAAGGAGCAAACAAACTGTCGGTAACTCTTTATAACGGGAAAACCGAAACGGCAAAGCTTGTCGGAAAGGATGCCATCAGTGACCTGGCCGTACTGGAAATCAGCTCGTCCAATGTCAAAAAAGCGGCCAGCTTCGGGGATTCTTCGCAGCTTCGCATTGCCGATAAAGTGATTGCCATCGGCAACCCGCTCGGCCAGCAGTTTTCCGGCACCGTCACACAAGGCGTCATCAGCGGGCTGAACAGAACGGTAGACGCCGATACATCCCAAGGCACGGTGGAAATGAACGTGATTCAGACGGATGCGGCGATTAACCCCGGAAACAGCGGCGGGCCGTTAATCAATTCCAGCGGCCAGGTCATCGGCATCAACAGCATGAAAGTCAGTGAAAACGGCGTGGAATCACTCGGCTTCGCGATTCCGAGCAACGATGTAGAACCGATTGTCGACCAGCTTCTTGCAAAAGGAAAAGTCGAGCGCCCGTTTTTAGGTGTGCAGATGATTGATATGTCGCAAGTGCCGGAAACCTATCAGGAAAACACGCTCGGACTGTTCGGCGACCAGCTGTCTAAGGGCGTTTATGTAAAAGAAGTGCAGTCAGGCTCACCGGCTGCGAAAGCGGGCATCAAATCAAATGACGTCATTGTAAAATTGAACGGCAAAGATATTGAGAGCAGCGCCGATATCAGACAGATCCTATATAACCAGCTGAAAATCGGCGATAAAACGACTGTTCAAGTTCTCAGAGGCGGCAGCAAAAAGACGCTGAACATCACATTAACGAAACAAACTGAAAGCGCAAGCTGA
- a CDS encoding response regulator transcription factor: protein MSYTIYLVEDEDNLNELLTKYLENEGWNITSFTKGEEARKQMQPSPHLWILDIMLPDTDGYTLIKEIKEKDPDVPVIFISARDADIDRVLGLELGSNDYIAKPFLPRELIIRVQKLLELVYKEQPAPKKSGITVSSYNVIEEAREVYDENGSLVNLTSKEFDLLILFLHHKGHPFSREDILLKIWGHDYFGTDRVVDDLVRRLRKKMPGLKVETIYGFGYRMMTS, encoded by the coding sequence TTGTCATACACCATTTATCTAGTTGAAGATGAGGATAACCTGAATGAACTGCTCACAAAATATTTAGAGAATGAAGGCTGGAACATTACATCTTTCACAAAAGGCGAAGAGGCCAGAAAACAGATGCAGCCGTCTCCCCACCTGTGGATTCTTGACATCATGCTTCCGGATACGGACGGCTATACATTGATAAAAGAAATAAAAGAAAAAGATCCCGATGTGCCGGTCATTTTTATTTCCGCGCGGGATGCCGATATTGACAGAGTTCTCGGGTTAGAGCTTGGAAGCAATGATTATATCGCCAAGCCTTTTTTGCCGAGAGAACTGATTATACGGGTGCAGAAACTTCTGGAGCTTGTGTATAAAGAACAGCCCGCCCCCAAAAAAAGCGGGATCACCGTTTCCTCCTACAATGTGATCGAAGAGGCCAGAGAGGTTTATGATGAAAACGGCAGCCTTGTCAATTTGACGTCTAAGGAATTTGATCTGCTGATTTTATTTCTTCATCACAAGGGACACCCCTTCTCCAGGGAAGATATTCTGCTGAAAATATGGGGCCATGATTATTTCGGCACTGACCGGGTGGTCGATGATCTTGTGCGGAGGCTGCGGAAAAAAATGCCCGGGTTAAAGGTTGAAACCATTTACGGATTCGGCTACAGGATGATGACGTCATGA
- a CDS encoding sensor histidine kinase, translated as MKNKPLAFQIWVVISGILLAISILLLVLFSNTLRNFFTDETYTTIENEQHVLTEYRLPGSIERGYYSEDATAPTTFRSVQHVLLPEREESASDKDLNYFSSSFIHKVYKLAGRQHSVTKRYSADISGEKVFFVIKKGLTINGQNAMMLSYALDSYRDDLAYTLFKQLLFIIAGVILLSWIPAIWLAKYLSRPLVSLEKHVKRISEQDWDDPVIVDRKDEIGKLGHTIEDMRSKLVQKDETERTLLQNISHDLKTPVMVIRGYTQSIKDGIFPKGDLENTIDVIEGEAEKLEKKIKDLLYLTKLDYLMKQRVHHETFDIVKVTEEVIERLKWARKELAWTVDTEDVMMMPGDPEQWSKLLENILENQIRYAETAIHIRISQNQQQIVMTVKNDGPPIEDEMLSSLYEPFNKGKKGEFGIGLSIVKRILTLHKASISIENDQSGVIYRIIVPK; from the coding sequence ATGAAAAATAAGCCGCTTGCTTTTCAAATATGGGTGGTCATCTCAGGCATCCTTTTAGCCATCTCGATTCTGCTTCTCGTGCTGTTCTCAAATACGCTCCGTAATTTTTTCACGGATGAAACGTACACGACCATTGAAAATGAACAGCATGTGCTGACGGAGTATCGGCTGCCCGGGTCGATCGAGCGGGGATATTACAGCGAAGATGCGACCGCTCCGACGACTTTCCGATCCGTTCAGCACGTTCTTTTGCCGGAACGGGAGGAGTCGGCCAGCGACAAGGACTTGAACTATTTTTCTTCTTCTTTTATCCATAAGGTGTACAAGCTCGCGGGCCGCCAGCACAGCGTCACGAAACGATACAGCGCGGACATCAGCGGTGAAAAAGTGTTTTTCGTCATTAAAAAAGGCCTCACCATTAACGGTCAGAATGCCATGATGCTGTCATATGCGCTTGATTCTTATCGTGATGATCTGGCATACACCCTGTTCAAGCAGCTGCTCTTTATCATTGCCGGGGTGATTTTGTTAAGCTGGATTCCGGCGATTTGGCTTGCCAAATATCTTTCGCGCCCGCTCGTTTCCTTAGAAAAGCATGTCAAACGGATTTCGGAACAGGATTGGGATGATCCGGTCATCGTCGACAGAAAAGACGAAATCGGAAAATTAGGCCACACCATTGAAGACATGCGGAGCAAACTGGTGCAAAAGGATGAAACGGAAAGAACGCTCCTGCAAAATATCTCTCATGATTTAAAAACGCCTGTCATGGTAATAAGGGGCTATACTCAATCAATAAAGGACGGGATTTTTCCTAAGGGGGATCTGGAAAACACAATTGATGTAATTGAAGGCGAAGCAGAAAAGCTTGAGAAGAAAATTAAGGATCTATTATATTTAACGAAGCTTGATTACTTAATGAAGCAGCGGGTGCACCATGAGACATTTGACATTGTGAAGGTCACGGAAGAAGTCATTGAACGGCTCAAATGGGCCCGGAAGGAATTAGCGTGGACCGTTGACACAGAAGATGTAATGATGATGCCCGGTGATCCGGAACAATGGAGCAAGCTCCTTGAAAACATTCTTGAAAATCAAATCCGCTACGCAGAAACGGCGATTCACATTCGGATCAGCCAAAATCAGCAGCAGATTGTCATGACGGTTAAAAATGACGGGCCTCCGATTGAGGATGAGATGCTATCCAGCTTGTACGAGCCTTTTAATAAAGGGAAGAAAGGCGAGTTCGGCATAGGACTCAGCATCGTAAAACGGATTTTAACCCTGCATAAAGCATCAATTTCAATTGAAAATGACCAATCGGGTGTAATCTACCGGATTATCGTACCAAAGTAG
- the spxO gene encoding anti-adapter protein SpxO has protein sequence MKELDEMISRLRNRGIKVEKVKYPKKTICEKKWVHQCQKPLKTNYRDFNGYSFT, from the coding sequence ATGAAAGAATTAGATGAAATGATCAGCCGCTTGCGAAACAGAGGAATTAAAGTCGAAAAGGTGAAATATCCGAAAAAGACAATTTGTGAAAAGAAATGGGTTCATCAATGCCAAAAACCGCTGAAAACAAACTACAGAGATTTTAACGGCTACTCCTTCACATAA
- a CDS encoding TetR/AcrR family transcriptional regulator, with protein sequence MKEKEKLIIEAAIKLFARKGYKSTSVQEIADECKISKGAFYLYFPSKEALLLSMLNYYYDKTFTRITTIQTEGDSPRAAYQKQLAVFYESILAHQDFITVQMKDGSLPYTEEVAQCGKRIRRSILQFHIDSLLAIYGEKAEPYTAELCFLIEGISQMYLEYLILTGRSVQPALLANTVIHRIDDIVNGMADRHDEPFISLDEASSLFGPLHNGQPDPLSQSIFETLRARISTMDKPQASEFTESLDILEAEMKKKSPKPAIIKGMILNLKESDLLAEDAEQLRFLLKQQFI encoded by the coding sequence TTGAAGGAAAAAGAAAAGCTGATTATTGAAGCAGCGATCAAACTGTTTGCCCGGAAAGGGTACAAATCAACATCGGTTCAGGAAATTGCCGATGAATGCAAAATCTCAAAAGGCGCTTTTTACCTTTACTTTCCTTCCAAAGAAGCACTGCTTTTATCTATGCTGAATTACTACTACGATAAAACGTTTACCCGAATCACGACGATCCAAACGGAGGGCGACAGCCCGAGAGCCGCTTACCAAAAACAGCTTGCGGTTTTTTACGAATCGATTCTCGCGCATCAGGATTTTATTACCGTGCAGATGAAAGACGGCTCACTGCCTTATACCGAAGAAGTAGCGCAGTGCGGAAAGAGAATCCGCCGGTCGATCCTGCAGTTTCATATCGACAGTCTTCTTGCTATTTACGGAGAAAAAGCCGAACCATACACAGCCGAACTTTGCTTTTTAATAGAAGGAATCAGTCAGATGTATCTTGAATATCTCATTCTGACCGGCCGGTCCGTACAGCCTGCGCTTCTTGCAAATACCGTGATTCACAGAATTGATGACATCGTAAACGGAATGGCGGACAGACATGATGAACCGTTTATTTCTCTTGATGAGGCAAGCTCGCTGTTTGGGCCCCTTCATAACGGGCAGCCCGATCCTTTAAGTCAATCGATCTTTGAGACCCTCCGCGCGCGCATCAGCACGATGGACAAGCCGCAAGCATCTGAATTCACCGAGAGCTTGGATATTCTGGAAGCGGAAATGAAGAAAAAGTCGCCGAAACCGGCAATCATCAAAGGAATGATTTTGAATTTGAAGGAATCTGACCTGCTGGCTGAAGATGCAGAACAGCTCAGATTTTTACTGAAACAGCAGTTTATTTAG
- the fumC gene encoding class II fumarate hydratase, whose translation MDYRIEKDTMGEVKVPADKFWGAQTQRSKENFKIGSEKMPQRVVKAFAILKRSTAIANERLGNLESEKAQAIAAVCDDVLNGKYDDNFPLVVWQTGSGTQSNMNMNEVVANRATALLKEQNSELKIHPNDDVNRSQSSNDTFPTAMHVAAVLAVYEQLVPALDQLRTTLDEKAKAYQDIVKIGRTHLQDATPLTLGQEISGWVYMLDRSKEMILESTEKMRALAIGGTAVGTGINAHPQFGEFVAEEITKVTGQTFKSSPNKFHALTSHDEITHVHGALKALAADLMKIANDVRWLASGPRCGIGEIVIPENEPGSSIMPGKVNPTQSEALTMIAAQVMGNDATIGFAASQGNFELNVFKPVIIYNFLQTVQLLSDGMNSFHDKCAVGIEPNQETIQENLSNSLMLVTALNPHIGYENAAKIAKLAHKEGLTLKEAALQLNLLTEEQFNEMVRPEDMVHPKA comes from the coding sequence ATGGACTACAGAATTGAAAAAGACACCATGGGAGAAGTTAAAGTTCCGGCAGATAAATTTTGGGGCGCTCAGACACAGCGCAGCAAAGAGAACTTCAAAATCGGTTCAGAAAAAATGCCTCAGCGTGTTGTGAAGGCGTTTGCAATTTTAAAAAGAAGCACGGCGATCGCTAACGAACGCCTCGGCAACTTAGAGTCTGAAAAAGCACAGGCTATTGCCGCTGTATGTGACGATGTGTTAAACGGCAAATATGACGATAACTTTCCGCTCGTTGTCTGGCAGACGGGAAGCGGCACACAAAGCAACATGAATATGAACGAAGTGGTGGCCAACCGCGCGACTGCTTTACTGAAAGAACAAAATTCCGAGCTGAAGATTCATCCGAATGATGACGTCAACCGCAGCCAAAGCTCAAACGATACATTCCCGACGGCGATGCACGTTGCGGCGGTTCTTGCCGTATATGAACAGCTTGTTCCGGCGCTTGATCAGCTCCGTACGACACTTGATGAAAAAGCGAAAGCGTATCAGGATATTGTGAAAATCGGACGTACGCATTTGCAGGATGCGACTCCGCTGACGCTCGGGCAGGAAATCAGCGGCTGGGTATACATGCTTGACCGTTCTAAAGAAATGATTCTTGAGTCAACGGAAAAAATGCGCGCGCTTGCCATCGGCGGCACGGCAGTCGGCACGGGCATCAATGCCCACCCGCAGTTCGGTGAATTCGTCGCTGAAGAAATCACAAAAGTAACGGGGCAGACATTCAAGAGCTCGCCTAATAAATTCCATGCGCTGACAAGCCATGATGAAATCACTCACGTTCACGGCGCGTTAAAAGCATTGGCTGCCGACCTGATGAAGATTGCCAACGATGTCAGATGGCTGGCAAGCGGCCCGCGCTGCGGAATCGGCGAAATCGTCATTCCTGAAAATGAGCCGGGAAGCTCTATCATGCCTGGCAAAGTCAACCCGACACAAAGTGAGGCGCTGACAATGATCGCCGCGCAAGTGATGGGAAATGACGCGACAATCGGATTTGCGGCCAGCCAAGGAAACTTCGAGCTGAATGTCTTCAAGCCGGTTATTATTTATAACTTCCTGCAGACAGTGCAGCTTCTCAGTGACGGAATGAATTCCTTCCATGACAAATGTGCTGTCGGTATTGAGCCGAACCAAGAGACGATTCAGGAAAATCTCTCTAACTCATTAATGCTTGTTACGGCGCTTAACCCGCACATCGGTTATGAAAACGCCGCAAAAATCGCCAAGCTTGCCCACAAAGAAGGCTTGACGCTGAAAGAAGCGGCATTACAGCTGAACCTTCTGACAGAAGAACAATTTAATGAAATGGTGCGTCCGGAAGATATGGTGCATCCGAAAGCATAA
- a CDS encoding YvzF family protein has translation MAQVRLAGNAEEIEQLIKSFEAHYEVAYTSKEYRKTNPKYKYSKDSRVYLELKLKTAKAEK, from the coding sequence GTGGCACAAGTCAGACTGGCAGGGAATGCCGAAGAAATAGAACAGCTCATCAAATCATTTGAAGCGCATTACGAAGTGGCTTACACGTCGAAGGAATACCGTAAAACAAATCCGAAGTACAAATACTCTAAGGATTCGCGCGTCTATCTTGAGCTGAAATTAAAAACGGCCAAGGCCGAAAAATAA
- a CDS encoding spore germination protein — protein MAQSEFKEYIHINLAMVLPHVEQNDDLVQNKKMLPNGLVFYYMYLSEMNDEDKIKEAIETLLHEEDALTLETVTKRLDKIDARPVFTAKEAVISILRGKCAMFINGLDHVYILSTGKREKRSVTEPTSEKVVRGPKIAFIEDSDTNVAMIRQRTNHPKLKTKKVPIGENKLKYATVMYIDDEADPSVVNDVLKRLSKVKMDDIQDSGTLEELIEDNKYSPFPQIQNTERPDKVSSALFNGRVAILVDNSPFALVVPASLGILMQSPDDYYERWISASLIRALRFTSIFITLFFSSIYIALVSFHQGLLPTSLAVTIAANRENVPFPPIIEAMVMEMTIELLREAGLRLPSPLGQTIGLVGGVVIGQAAVEAKLVSSIMVIVVSIVALASFTVPQYGMGLSFRVLRFISMFTAAAFGLYGMILFMLAIYTHLSRQRSFGSPYFSPNGFFSLKNANDSILRLPIKNQPKEAKNVNEPENNSQ, from the coding sequence ATGGCGCAATCGGAATTCAAGGAATACATACACATTAATCTGGCTATGGTACTTCCCCATGTAGAGCAGAACGATGACCTGGTTCAAAATAAAAAGATGCTTCCGAACGGGCTTGTTTTTTATTATATGTATCTGAGTGAAATGAACGATGAAGACAAAATAAAAGAAGCGATTGAAACGCTGCTTCACGAAGAAGACGCCTTAACACTGGAAACGGTGACGAAACGTCTTGATAAGATTGACGCCCGCCCCGTCTTTACGGCGAAGGAAGCCGTCATCTCCATTCTGCGGGGGAAATGTGCCATGTTTATTAACGGCCTTGACCATGTGTACATTCTGTCCACCGGAAAAAGAGAAAAAAGAAGCGTAACAGAACCCACATCTGAAAAGGTCGTAAGAGGGCCTAAAATCGCCTTCATAGAAGATTCTGATACAAACGTCGCCATGATCAGGCAGCGGACGAACCATCCGAAGCTGAAAACGAAAAAGGTTCCGATCGGAGAAAACAAGCTGAAATACGCCACTGTCATGTACATCGATGATGAGGCGGACCCATCTGTCGTCAATGATGTTTTAAAGCGTCTCAGCAAAGTGAAGATGGATGACATTCAGGATTCCGGAACGCTTGAGGAGCTTATTGAGGATAATAAGTATTCGCCGTTTCCGCAAATACAAAATACCGAACGGCCTGATAAAGTCTCTTCCGCCTTGTTTAACGGCCGCGTCGCCATCCTTGTCGACAACTCACCGTTTGCGCTCGTGGTCCCGGCTTCTTTAGGAATTTTAATGCAGTCTCCCGATGATTATTATGAACGGTGGATTTCCGCCTCGCTCATCCGGGCGCTGCGGTTTACATCTATTTTTATCACGCTGTTTTTTTCGTCCATTTATATCGCGCTCGTTTCATTTCACCAAGGGCTTCTGCCGACGTCGCTTGCAGTCACCATCGCGGCGAACAGAGAAAACGTCCCCTTCCCGCCTATCATCGAAGCGATGGTAATGGAAATGACGATAGAGCTGCTGAGAGAGGCGGGCTTGAGACTTCCGAGCCCGCTCGGCCAGACGATCGGATTGGTGGGCGGAGTCGTCATCGGTCAGGCGGCCGTTGAGGCGAAACTTGTCAGCTCTATCATGGTGATCGTGGTCAGTATTGTCGCGCTCGCTTCATTTACGGTGCCGCAGTACGGGATGGGGCTTTCATTCCGTGTGCTCCGTTTCATTTCGATGTTTACTGCCGCGGCTTTCGGGTTGTACGGCATGATTTTATTTATGCTGGCGATCTACACTCATTTATCGAGACAGCGAAGCTTCGGTTCTCCGTATTTCTCGCCGAATGGGTTTTTCAGCTTAAAAAACGCAAACGATTCTATTCTCCGTCTCCCTATTAAAAATCAACCAAAAGAGGCGAAAAACGTAAATGAGCCAGAAAACAACTCACAATAA